The following proteins are encoded in a genomic region of Deltaproteobacteria bacterium:
- a CDS encoding FAD:protein FMN transferase, whose product MDEAPRNAVAFQGTSMATTYHVTAIHPPMNESEYRACADRLQQALDRVDALMSTYKPDSDVSRISAAPANTPVPVASETIEVLKVALMVAEKSGGAFDPTIAPLVDLWGFGPRAVGDAAPTQAEIDAAAALVDYRRIVIDEAKRTVSKTLDGVRVDLSSTAGGYAADVAARAIESCGAIEYMAEVGGEVVARGLNKAGEPWRIGIDRPEYGTQPGEELQIVVSISGEALTTSGDYRNYREVDGRRVSHTIDPRTKQPIQHHLASVTIIAPNAALADSLDTAVAVLGPEKGMEFVRALPGIDAYLILRGDEGSFRESMTEGFSRRIAQPVPAP is encoded by the coding sequence ATGGACGAGGCACCCCGCAACGCGGTGGCCTTTCAGGGCACGTCGATGGCGACGACGTATCACGTCACCGCGATCCATCCGCCGATGAACGAGAGCGAATACCGCGCGTGCGCCGATCGACTCCAGCAAGCGCTCGACCGCGTCGACGCGCTCATGTCCACCTACAAGCCGGATTCCGACGTCTCGCGCATCTCGGCCGCGCCCGCGAATACGCCCGTGCCCGTCGCGTCCGAGACGATCGAGGTGCTCAAAGTCGCGCTGATGGTCGCCGAAAAATCCGGCGGCGCGTTCGATCCCACCATCGCTCCGCTCGTCGATCTGTGGGGATTCGGACCGCGCGCCGTGGGCGACGCCGCTCCCACGCAGGCCGAGATCGACGCGGCGGCCGCGCTGGTCGATTACCGACGCATCGTCATCGACGAGGCGAAACGCACCGTGAGCAAGACGTTGGACGGGGTGCGTGTCGACCTGTCTTCGACGGCGGGTGGGTACGCCGCGGACGTCGCCGCGCGGGCGATCGAGTCTTGCGGCGCGATCGAATACATGGCCGAGGTCGGCGGCGAGGTCGTGGCGCGCGGTCTCAACAAAGCCGGCGAGCCGTGGCGCATCGGCATCGACCGCCCCGAATACGGAACGCAGCCCGGCGAGGAACTGCAGATCGTTGTCAGCATCTCGGGTGAGGCGCTCACGACGAGCGGCGACTACCGCAACTATCGGGAGGTGGACGGGCGGCGCGTCTCGCACACCATCGACCCGCGAACGAAACAGCCCATCCAGCACCATCTCGCGTCGGTGACGATCATCGCGCCCAACGCCGCGCTTGCCGATTCGCTGGACACGGCGGTGGCCGTGCTGGGGCCCGAGAAGGGAATGGAATTCGTGCGCGCGTTGCCGGGCATCGATGCCTACCTCATCCTGCGCGGCGACGAAGGATCGTTCCGAGAGAGCATGACCGAAGGATTTTCGCGAAGGATTGCCCAGCCGGTTCCAGCCCCGTAA
- a CDS encoding CoA activase, translating to MRKSLALGVDVGSTTVKMTVVDPSTMEILWSRYERHETRQPEKTLEMLEAILAAYPDTHQYQLFLTGSGSGPLCVPLGGRFVQEVNAVTLAVETMHPNVGSVIELGGQDAKIIIFRETEAGKQAVTSMNDKCASGTGATIDKCMLKVGMPADDLRALRFDRARLHHVAAKCGVFAETDIVNLVKSSIPSGEIMNSLADAIVHQNLAVLTRGNTLRHEVLLLGGPNAYLPFLVECWRMRIPETWNERGYAWPKDRPIEELIYVPDNAQYYAAYGAVCYGLAEPDSAVEFHGLDGLREYIKTGRSARLAQYAGPGLATEPVELERFRDDYKVPDFNCASLTPGETVRAVVGLDGGSTSTKAVLMDERGVILQKSYRISKGNPIQDTKEILREFRDWTAAAGATLDVIGFGATGYAADVLEESVHADVNVVETIAHKISALTVMPDADVICDIGGQDIKVLFLRDGDIRNFKLSNQCSAGNGMLLQAMAEQFGVRMTDYAETAFGADLAPKFSYGCAVFLDSDRVNFQKEGFNASEMLAGLAQVLPKNVWQYVVQVPRLAEFGTRYLLQGGTQRNLAAVKAQVDYIRARVPNAEVFVHPHCGEAGAIGAAMETLRVVKRNGGSRFIGLDAAIHLIYTTKNDESTRCNFCENNCSRTFIDTATPDGRTSRYISGFSCEKGTVEDLDALRSLNKERGDLKKRYPNLVHYEADLAFRHFYDPTPMPEAGAPIDDVQVSRGLFFRVKRKDVKRAFERSSEADREARKAVKIGMPRVLNMYSTGPFWRTYFETLGIPIKNVVWSSETTEELFTEGGKYGSVDPCYPSKVVQAHVHELLFHKHTEPKTGPLNYIWFPCLTHVPNFVTGTMDNASCPIVAGTPNVIKAAFTKEVDFFARAGIEYLDRAITFEEPNLMKDVLHGVWGPRLRVTQDESDFAVDQAFEAMSAFDRMVQDKGRQILEEVEREDRVAVLMIGRPYHSDPGLHHGIPDELQILGYPILSIRGIPKDPIWLSRFFEPGEDPLSINDVWPENYSANSVQKVWATRFAARHPNVVLLDLSSFKCGHDAPTYGIIDSIVSTSKTPYAALHDVDANKPSGTIKIRTKTYGYTLKRYEEKLADWRRFRRESGGLPDKSVVFDEPTGAMLERSA from the coding sequence ATGCGAAAATCCTTGGCCCTCGGCGTGGATGTCGGATCGACGACGGTGAAGATGACCGTTGTCGATCCCTCGACCATGGAAATCCTGTGGTCGCGCTACGAGCGCCACGAGACCCGCCAACCCGAAAAAACCCTCGAAATGCTCGAGGCCATTCTCGCCGCTTACCCCGACACGCACCAATACCAGCTCTTTCTGACCGGTTCGGGCTCGGGCCCACTGTGCGTGCCGTTGGGCGGCCGTTTCGTGCAGGAGGTCAACGCCGTCACGCTCGCCGTCGAGACGATGCACCCCAACGTGGGATCGGTCATCGAACTCGGCGGGCAGGACGCGAAGATCATCATCTTTCGCGAGACCGAGGCCGGCAAACAGGCCGTCACCTCGATGAACGACAAGTGCGCCAGCGGCACCGGCGCGACGATCGACAAGTGCATGCTCAAGGTCGGCATGCCGGCGGACGACCTGCGCGCGCTGCGTTTCGACCGCGCGCGGCTGCACCACGTCGCGGCCAAGTGCGGCGTTTTCGCCGAAACCGACATCGTCAATCTCGTGAAGTCGAGCATCCCGTCGGGCGAGATCATGAACTCGCTCGCGGACGCGATTGTTCACCAGAACCTCGCCGTGCTCACGCGCGGCAACACGCTGCGCCACGAAGTACTCTTGCTCGGCGGGCCGAACGCGTACCTGCCCTTTCTCGTCGAATGTTGGCGCATGCGGATTCCCGAGACGTGGAACGAGCGCGGGTACGCGTGGCCCAAGGACCGACCGATCGAGGAACTCATCTACGTTCCCGACAACGCGCAGTATTACGCGGCTTACGGAGCGGTGTGCTACGGCCTCGCCGAGCCCGACAGCGCCGTGGAGTTTCATGGACTCGACGGACTGCGCGAATACATCAAGACGGGCCGCAGCGCGCGGCTGGCGCAATACGCCGGACCCGGGCTCGCGACGGAGCCGGTCGAGCTCGAGCGATTCCGCGATGACTACAAGGTGCCCGACTTCAACTGCGCGTCGCTCACGCCGGGCGAAACCGTGCGCGCGGTGGTGGGTCTCGACGGCGGCTCCACCAGCACCAAGGCGGTGCTGATGGATGAGCGCGGCGTGATCCTCCAAAAGTCCTATCGCATTTCCAAGGGCAACCCGATTCAGGACACGAAGGAGATCCTGCGCGAGTTCCGCGACTGGACGGCGGCGGCGGGCGCGACGCTCGACGTGATCGGCTTCGGCGCAACCGGCTACGCCGCGGACGTTCTGGAGGAGTCGGTTCACGCCGACGTGAACGTGGTCGAGACGATCGCGCACAAGATCAGCGCGCTCACCGTGATGCCCGACGCGGACGTGATCTGCGACATCGGCGGGCAGGACATCAAGGTCCTGTTTTTGCGCGACGGCGACATCCGAAACTTCAAGCTGTCCAACCAGTGTTCGGCGGGCAACGGCATGCTCCTGCAGGCCATGGCCGAGCAATTTGGCGTACGCATGACGGACTATGCCGAGACGGCGTTCGGCGCGGATCTCGCACCGAAATTCTCGTACGGCTGCGCGGTGTTTCTCGATTCCGATCGTGTGAACTTCCAAAAAGAAGGATTCAACGCGTCGGAGATGCTCGCGGGCCTCGCGCAGGTGCTGCCGAAAAACGTGTGGCAGTACGTGGTGCAGGTGCCGCGCCTCGCCGAGTTCGGCACGCGCTACCTGCTTCAGGGCGGCACGCAGCGCAACCTCGCGGCGGTCAAGGCGCAGGTCGATTACATCCGCGCCCGGGTGCCGAACGCCGAGGTCTTCGTGCATCCGCACTGCGGCGAGGCCGGCGCGATCGGTGCGGCGATGGAGACCCTGCGCGTCGTCAAGCGAAACGGCGGCTCGCGCTTCATCGGGCTCGACGCCGCGATCCACCTGATCTACACGACGAAAAACGACGAGAGCACGCGCTGCAATTTCTGTGAGAATAACTGCTCGCGCACCTTCATCGACACGGCCACTCCCGACGGGCGCACCTCGCGCTACATCTCGGGCTTCAGTTGCGAGAAGGGCACGGTGGAAGATCTCGACGCCCTGCGCTCGCTCAACAAGGAGCGCGGCGACCTCAAGAAGCGATACCCCAACCTCGTGCACTACGAGGCCGACCTCGCCTTCCGCCACTTCTACGATCCCACGCCGATGCCCGAGGCGGGTGCGCCGATCGACGACGTGCAGGTTTCGCGGGGTCTGTTTTTCCGCGTCAAACGCAAGGACGTGAAGCGCGCGTTCGAGCGCTCTTCCGAGGCCGACCGCGAGGCGCGCAAGGCCGTGAAGATCGGCATGCCGCGCGTGCTGAACATGTACAGCACGGGCCCGTTTTGGCGGACGTATTTCGAGACGCTCGGCATCCCCATCAAAAACGTCGTGTGGTCGAGCGAGACGACCGAGGAGCTGTTCACCGAGGGCGGCAAATACGGCTCCGTCGATCCGTGCTACCCGTCCAAGGTCGTGCAGGCGCACGTTCACGAACTGCTCTTTCACAAGCACACCGAACCCAAAACCGGCCCGCTCAACTACATCTGGTTCCCCTGCCTCACGCACGTTCCGAATTTCGTGACGGGCACGATGGACAACGCCTCGTGCCCCATCGTCGCGGGCACACCCAACGTCATCAAGGCCGCGTTCACGAAAGAGGTCGATTTCTTCGCGCGCGCGGGCATCGAGTATCTCGATCGCGCGATCACCTTCGAAGAGCCGAACCTGATGAAGGACGTGCTCCACGGCGTGTGGGGGCCGCGCCTGCGCGTCACGCAGGACGAATCGGACTTCGCGGTCGATCAGGCGTTCGAGGCGATGTCGGCCTTCGATCGCATGGTGCAGGACAAGGGCCGCCAGATTCTGGAAGAGGTCGAGCGCGAGGACCGCGTGGCCGTGCTCATGATCGGCCGCCCTTACCATTCCGATCCGGGGCTGCACCACGGCATCCCCGACGAACTGCAGATCCTGGGCTATCCGATCCTGTCGATCCGCGGCATCCCCAAGGACCCGATCTGGCTCTCGCGATTTTTCGAGCCCGGCGAGGACCCGCTCTCGATCAACGACGTCTGGCCCGAGAACTACTCGGCGAACTCGGTGCAAAAAGTGTGGGCGACGCGCTTCGCCGCGCGGCACCCCAACGTGGTGCTGCTCGACCTGTCGTCATTCAAGTGCGGGCACGACGCGCCGACCTACGGCATCATCGACTCGATCGTCTCGACGAGCAAAACGCCCTATGCGGCGCTGCACGACGTCGACGCCAACAAGCCCTCGGGCACGATCAAGATCCGCACCAAGACCTATGGCTACACGCTCAAGCGTTACGAGGAAAAGCTCGCCGACTGGCGCAGGTTCCGCCGCGAATCCGGCGGGCTCCCGGACAAATCCGTCGTCTTCGATGAACCCACGGGCGCGATGCTCGAAAGGAGCGCATGA
- a CDS encoding 2-hydroxyglutaryl-CoA dehydratase encodes MTMQAHNLNGFEPEAARTNLRPTQYKEQVHTRFTADQRAHTTVLHAGLTYAHDVFVVAGMRGLGYRSEMLECPDNAALQIGKEFGNRGQCNPTYFTVGNVVKHLIHLRDEKGLSTKEIIDDYLFVTAGACGPCRFGTYVTEYRKALRDAGFDGFRVLLFQQQGGLKQATGDASGLAINREFMFTLARAVMAGDVLNLMGYRLRPYEVEPGAVDAALAKCRAILCEAMENRRSIVMALRRCRPVLDAVKLDRLQAKPVVSIIGEFWAMTTEGDGNYHLQKFLESEGAEVDVQGVTNWLLYVIWENRYDRLRRIGLRRDDGGMKGLDGKDAAKTLRALRVADTAVRVCFGLYARATGLRGYHLPDLDRIASLAANHYDNNVRGGEGHMEVGKLVHFVLDRVNHMTVSVKPFGCMPSSGVSDGVQSLITTKYPQAIFLPIETTGDGQVNVQSRIQMMLFKARQRAREEYQDALQTANLTERDVRRRLALPHFATNFWRPRHAMAGAAANIVHAVARPSGLDRWRLWSPARWWRALTRPAAALRPEFGEE; translated from the coding sequence ATGACCATGCAAGCTCACAACCTGAACGGATTCGAGCCGGAAGCCGCGAGGACCAACCTGCGTCCGACTCAGTACAAAGAGCAGGTCCACACGCGCTTCACGGCGGACCAGCGCGCGCACACCACCGTGCTGCACGCGGGGCTGACCTACGCGCACGACGTCTTCGTCGTCGCGGGCATGCGCGGGCTCGGCTATCGGTCCGAGATGCTCGAATGTCCGGACAACGCGGCGCTGCAGATCGGCAAGGAGTTCGGCAACCGCGGCCAGTGCAACCCGACCTACTTCACCGTGGGCAACGTGGTGAAGCACCTGATCCACCTGCGCGACGAAAAGGGATTGTCGACGAAGGAGATCATCGACGATTACCTGTTCGTCACGGCGGGAGCGTGCGGCCCGTGCCGTTTCGGCACCTACGTCACCGAGTACCGCAAGGCCCTGCGCGACGCGGGCTTCGACGGCTTCCGCGTGCTGCTCTTCCAGCAGCAGGGCGGGCTCAAGCAGGCCACCGGCGACGCGTCGGGGCTCGCGATCAATCGCGAATTCATGTTCACGCTGGCTCGCGCGGTGATGGCCGGCGACGTGCTCAACCTCATGGGCTACCGCCTGCGCCCGTACGAGGTGGAACCCGGCGCGGTCGACGCCGCGCTCGCGAAGTGCCGCGCGATTTTGTGCGAGGCCATGGAAAACCGCCGCTCGATCGTCATGGCGCTGCGCCGCTGCCGCCCCGTGCTGGACGCGGTGAAACTCGATCGCCTGCAGGCCAAACCCGTCGTGTCGATCATCGGCGAATTCTGGGCGATGACCACCGAGGGCGACGGCAACTATCACCTGCAGAAATTTCTGGAATCCGAGGGCGCGGAGGTGGACGTGCAGGGCGTCACCAACTGGCTGCTATACGTGATCTGGGAGAACCGGTACGACCGCCTGCGCCGCATCGGCCTTCGTCGCGACGACGGCGGCATGAAGGGCCTCGACGGCAAGGATGCGGCGAAGACGCTGCGCGCGCTGCGAGTCGCGGACACGGCTGTACGCGTGTGTTTCGGTCTCTATGCGCGGGCGACGGGCCTGCGCGGATATCACCTGCCCGATCTCGACCGGATCGCGAGCCTCGCGGCGAACCACTACGACAACAACGTGCGCGGCGGCGAGGGCCACATGGAGGTCGGCAAGCTCGTGCACTTCGTCCTGGACCGCGTGAATCACATGACCGTGTCGGTCAAGCCGTTCGGATGCATGCCCTCGTCGGGCGTGTCCGACGGCGTGCAGAGCCTCATCACGACCAAGTACCCCCAGGCGATCTTCCTGCCGATCGAGACCACCGGCGACGGGCAGGTCAACGTGCAGTCCCGCATTCAGATGATGCTGTTCAAGGCGCGCCAGCGCGCCCGCGAGGAGTATCAGGACGCGCTCCAGACCGCGAACCTGACCGAGCGCGACGTGCGACGCCGCCTCGCGCTGCCGCACTTCGCGACGAACTTCTGGCGCCCGCGCCACGCGATGGCCGGCGCCGCGGCGAACATCGTCCACGCCGTCGCCCGCCCGTCGGGCCTCGACCGCTGGCGTCTGTGGTCGCCCGCCCGCTGGTGGCGAGCGCTCACGCGGCCCGCCGCCGCGCTGCGGCCCGAGTTCGGGGAGGAGTGA